In Clostridium omnivorum, the DNA window TCTGCTCCACCAATAACATTGTAGCAGTCGTGGAATATTCCACCGGTACAAGCACAAGCACCAATTGCTACTACAGCCTTTGGATCTGGCATCTGATTGTAGATGTTAAGAAGAACGTCTACGCTTTTATAATTAATTGAACCTGTTACAACCATAATATCAGCTTGTTTAGGAGTACCGATATTTATTACTCCTAATCTTTCTGCATCATATAATGGAGTAAGACAAGCTAAGACTTCTATATCACATCCATTACAGCTGTTGCCATTCATGTGAACGATCCATGGAGATCTTGACATTACACTTGCCATAAACAAAACCTCTCTTCTTTCTTATATTAGTTTAACATTGTTTAGATATAGGAATAAAATGTTAGCTATTGATAAACCAACTATTACGGTCCATGTAAACTTAAGCATCCATTCCCAGTTAAGTCTTGCAGATATATTGTCTACTACTAAAACAAATATAAAAGTAAACAATGATAATATTGTTCCCATTATGATATTATTTTTCCAGAATAAGAACATAAGACCGCTTAGGAATACATATTCATACCAGTGAGAAAGTTCAATTACAGCTAGTGTAGGACCAGAAAATTCTGTAAACATACCTTTAACCAACTCTTGATGAGCGTGGTGAGAGGTTGAAAAGTCGAAAGGTGACTTCTTGAACTTAATTATCATTATAAACAGCATTGATATAAATATAAGTGGTAGATAAACTATAAGTGGCTTATTAATATTGTTTAATTGAGAAATATTAAAGGAGCCTGTTAACATATACATTCCAACGATGTAAAATACCAATATTGGTTCATAAGCAAGCATGGAAATTGTTTCTCTTGAGCTTCCTATTCTGCTGTAAGGAGAACCAGTACTCATACCGCCTAAGATTAATGCAACATTTGCTATTGTATAAACGAATATTATCATAAGTAAGTCCATTTC includes these proteins:
- a CDS encoding NADH-quinone oxidoreductase subunit B family protein, which codes for MASVMSRSPWIVHMNGNSCNGCDIEVLACLTPLYDAERLGVINIGTPKQADIMVVTGSINYKSVDVLLNIYNQMPDPKAVVAIGACACTGGIFHDCYNVIGGADKLIPVDVYVPGCCPKPETILDGIAQAAAILDKKREEMKKK
- a CDS encoding respiratory chain complex I subunit 1 family protein, with amino-acid sequence MSTTEIIIRTLIVLVVAPVIGCIFAGIDRKITAHLQGRLGPSLLQPWYDFKKLINKESVVVNRYQNVYILVYLLFVIVSLLMLFLEMDLLMIIFVYTIANVALILGGMSTGSPYSRIGSSRETISMLAYEPILVFYIVGMYMLTGSFNISQLNNINKPLIVYLPLIFISMLFIMIIKFKKSPFDFSTSHHAHQELVKGMFTEFSGPTLAVIELSHWYEYVFLSGLMFLFWKNNIIMGTILSLFTFIFVLVVDNISARLNWEWMLKFTWTVIVGLSIANILFLYLNNVKLI